The Pieris rapae chromosome 9, ilPieRapa1.1, whole genome shotgun sequence region ACCCATGGTAGGTCGAATcggtatgtggatagacctttatatgaaaatgacagatcaactgtgccaatatcctatgttaagattttaacttacaccagtttttgaaataattaaaaaactatttgatatgttttaaaaatagacatgtatattttaatattatttgtatggttttatttactttatttggtttttatttattattaaatatgagtgtaaagagcgaagagatttcGTTCTATccatcgccaaaaatggattgtcttcgtaggatTTGGTTATTAGGATGCAGATGGGTGATCGATctactgtcacggtctgatcttagattgttttcaatctaagAACAGACGGAGACAGATTAtgcattaattattgggtttgggcgtctGAGCCTTCTGATTGTCCacgggcggcgatatcaccatcagtattttttataattacttagtaaaaactttttctattttagaaaatattttgttaataaattctattttcacCGTAATTATCATATTGTTTAGAATAGCTTGTAACATATGCtgctgaaaatttatttaaataatgtgatGTCTAATAGAGAAATAATATCGTCAATTTTTAATCCTTTTAAGTACAATAAGACAAACATATGTTATATAGAAGCCTgcgttctttatatatattatgttatacatTTTCAGATGGCGCCCTTCGTTTCGAACCAGCTCCATATAATAAGAAGTTGGAACTAAATAGTCTTGGAAAGATTCACTGCAAAGTTGCTGGGGGTGTGGCTCCTACTGTGCAGTGGTTTTTGGTACGGTACTCTCCGTTTACTCTACGTTTAAGATTGTGtgatacacacacacatatatatagattaaaacAGTTGACATATACAATTCAGTTTGTtgcaattatgtttatttgaatCAACTTTTGTtggtttttgtatataatctttaaaaggttcaaaataaattacttatttacttaactACTTAAAAATTCAGCatacagatattttaaaaatattttgtttttgattccTATAACATGATATCTTATAATATCCGCGGCTGAATTTCATCATAAGACGTCGAGGAAAAATGCGAATTTCCATCCTTTACAATTTGACGCCCGGCATTCCATAATACAGTGCTTTTTAAGGCCAACTTTGAGGAGCTAGCTGGCAGCAGCTAAAGGTCAATCGACAGAAAAGTATCATGTATATCAAGTATAGGCGACAACAAAGGTCGCACACACACCGGCggggttaaataaaaacttcgcTGCAATCTGTATAACTGATGTGTATCGCTATAATGAAGTTTTGTTGTCAATAAACTAATCTAGCAAGAAGTCTGTCTGTTTATCAAACCCTGTTTATATCAGAATGATGAAGAGCCTCTACCCGAGAGCATCACATCATCCAACGGCACGCTTCTCATCACCGAAGCAAAACGTGAGCACGCTGGTCAATACACCTGTAAAGCCACTGATGGTGATAAATCTATCACCGCGAAGATCACTGTGGATGTTGTAGGTGAGGAATTTTCATTATTGTGTTCAATGTGTGTATATGTtgcaactagcttaattaacagcctagccatttaactaaacggcgtcgtttaactaacggcctgaaagattTTCAGCCGTTTGTTACAACTATTAATAAACTAGCTGGCTAATGCTTGGGTCATTCGTAAGATAGTCATAatttggcagaaataaaaaagatgaaacataagacatgaaaaaaaattgttttaaaattaaattacttaagtcaaattcacattattattgtcactacaATCTTCCATTGtacttgttgttttatttctcatctaaaacaaatcttaatattatgtctGTCTATGTCTATGCCTAAAACCTATCGAATTTCCAGTTGCACCTCGAGTATTAGAGCCCACAGCGGGCCAGCAAGTTCATGTCAGGATCGGTGATGATGTATCGTTGAACTGCAAGGCCATCGGTGACCCTCCACCCACCATTCATTGGGACAGGAACAGAACTATTTTGACACCTCAGAGTGAGTAGAGTTTCTTTGACTTACCACGTTCATTTAGTCTTAAGTGAAacaataacacaaaaacaCATTGTATTGTAACTTATTAGAAACATTTCATTGAAGAGAGAAAtacagattaataaaaaaaacacactagatttttcatataattcgCTTATGTGAAAGGAAATAGCGTTACTGCTTCCAAGCCCGGGCCTCGACTAAAGGCCTCATAAAGGCCAAAAGGCCACAATGTTGGTAAAACATTCCAGAGGACTTAACTAAGATTTCGTGTAATTTCCAGACGATGGTGTTGATACAGAAGATGGTGCCAACGCGTCATTCGCAAGGTAAATCTACAgatcacaatttaaaattatgttgaataagtttacattaatacacagcttcaatccggtaaaaaagtgttttctgtttctgtgtaaaagctatgttaataaaagccaatactatacatataagtatatttaatttattttgcagaATTCTACTCCTAAACAACGGAACTCTTGAAATTCACAATGTAACTGAGCAAGACTCGTACAGATATGGATGTACTGCAGGCAGTGCCGCGGGATTATCTAGAGCAGAACTGGAGCTGATTGTACATGCAGGTAATTTCTATGTGTACTGATGTTTTTGTCTTTGActcttgaaaatatttatttatttatttatcctttattgccttataaaaaaacacacataacaaaaataaaaaaagccatATACCCAAGTAACTAGCACAGGGCCGCTGCCATTTAAtcgaaaacatttaatatattcttatgcccaaaataacatacataattttgaatataaagagatataattgttaatttgagaaagttaaattataggtCTTAGGTAGAAATTACTAGGAAATCATTAACTAAACGCAGTgagtaaattttcaatataataaaaaagtgaaaTTCTAATTGAGTTAGTTTCAGCCCCCTCCACCCAAAAGCTAcgcaaaaattcaattaagaaTAAAGCTCACGTATAGCAAAAGCTGTCTCCTTTCATCACAGTGTTAATACAATTTGTCGGAAAgagacaaaaagaaaaaataattttacagtcTGAATAAGGATTTATATTGAACATGATAATACAAATGGTATTCTTAAATGATATTtcgaaataatataacatttccttatagaattattttacaatgtaAACGCCATTTAACGTCGCTCGATTAAACGACAAAACTTGTCTTCTATACACTCTATATTATAGCATTACCTTCAATAATGGTAATTCGATTAAATTTATCGTCCTAGATCCGTAATATACTCGACTATCGACATACGTATCGAACTTTCTTAGAAATCcgttcttttgtttacaaattgggATTGCATGAGTGTGATTTATCACGACGATGCCTCAATACCGCTAGATATGATTAAACTAAGTAAGAacaacatagttttttttgtgcAGTAAAAGACGTAAAGCGAAAATTACAGATTATACGCAATAGCTTTCAAATAAGAATtctcatataattttttctacaTAGATTTATATTAGTTCCAATTAACGTCAATTCTTTGTAACGTCTCAATTTGTAGATCCTTGAGTGTCGTAATATAGAGTTTAGactgtatgtaaataattgtttcagaAAACGACATGCCCCCACAAGAATCCAGCGGGGTCGCGGGTAAAGCTGTGCTCGTCTCCATATCTGTGGCTGGAGCTTATATGCTCCTTGTCCTGGCTCTCATGGTGTACTGCAGACGACGAAGACTCAAACGCAGACAGAGAGGtaacattttgaatatttctCCATGCCATATGCTTTTCAGTGCTGTACAGCACTAATTAGTCACTAGATCTAGAAGAAAACTGTCTTAGGCCAGGATTTGAAAGTCCATTACTGGAAGtagtatgtaaaattaaattcatttatatttcttttttttgacgttcataagtgtacattgatataaatttgacataaattttgatttgatttgatttgagtaAGAGGTGTTATAGTCACCCATTTTACttgaatcaaaatttaaataactaaagaattacttattaatttacttcttAGCGGGAGAAAAAGAGGAATTGGAGATGGCGGAGGGTCGAGAGAAATTAGTGGAAGAGGGAGAAGAGAAGAAAGTGCAGAACGGTGCTCCGTTGCACAATGGCCGACTCTTGCATGAGCGGGATAGCGGTATGTTATTTCAGTTGCAAGAAAGGGACATACATAATCCTTTCTAAGTAATTCATGTTCATATTTTGATATAGATATTTtcatcattatattttaaaaccttttcgtctctttctgacaaattgtatttatattgtgttgaaaagagacagagagCGTAACgttcgacttagggttcttcaataaaagagcgtaaaaatacttaaaaagccGGTATAAAGCCCGTTGCTgtctgtatcttatatttaattaatcataatatagACGTACTATGCTGCCTTATATGTAGAATAAAggcatatacatatacttttcAGGTGCAGATAATTCCGAGGTGTCAGTCATGTCTCGCGCCTCCAAAAAGTCTGGACATTATGAACAATTTTCGATACCAAAGTCTTTGATCACGGAACAGATAACTTTAGGtgagaattttttatttctaatataactaaaaataaatatatatatttatttacatacatacatatatatatgtatgtatgtattattttaaacaatagtactttatttaaaaaacaatactaaACAAAATTCGTTTAACCTAGAAATAGCCTGTATCTTATACGCTAGTTTCTTCCCGTGTCTAACTTAATCCATATCCATATCCATCTAATGACTATCCATCTAATCCCATATCCTATCTAATGACAAACAACTTAACCCACATGGTTTGTTGTCATTAGATAGTTGCAAAGTTGTCATTAGATAGGAGGAAGaggtttatttatgtttatttatttttaaaataaatgcggGTAGAATCTATAAAAGTTGTTGCATTTGGTTAGACTGTAGTAAGTGTGAATTTTGACGAGGATAACacaattatagtaaaattaagaaaagatATAGATAAAGACGATTCTAGTTGCCTCTTCCAAAAGttagtttcgtgtggagagcaatgggcaagaaactcttaCTAAAGTAAAGTAACACTTACTAAAGTAATTACGTATTTACgtaagtacattttaatagGTACGTAAGTAAATacgtaagatttattttaatcaacaaCCATTTTTGTTTGACCCCTTCCAGGTCGCGGCGAGTTTGGCGACGTTTATCTTGCTAAACTGGATCTGTTGCAAGTGAAGAAGCTAAGGAACAAAGACGATCCCGACACAGAGCCAAAAGTTCGAGCTGTTATGATCAAAGCTCTCAATACTAAAGATGaggtaatgaaataaaatgctattttACTATCATTATATAGGCTCTTATATATcgttactaataataatgtattgcaagaatatggtaaaaaatgtgtaaggtggtacaatcgtaagtcatattctgccacacaatggcgcgcaaatttgtctttaaagtaatgttacattttacattattagtcatatGAATtggtcaattattatattgtatcatacatattatcatatacgttattaattttatatcatgaTTTAAAggtataataggcaagtatgtgATTAGCCTTCTATGCCGGACAGTAAAATGTGGAGACTTGAGACTGAAGCTAACCAAATTggaatgtaatataaaatatatgtgtaaaaagcATTGCATCtcactaaattaaaatgatacatgaataaaaaactagttattaaaatttggaatttgaattttcgttaaatatttgatgtaaTTTCATTATACCATGTGTGTTTCTTTAGTGAACAATTtagttgtttaatattaataattatgtttattacattgagcataagaattttagaaaGGCTGTGGTTGGacatgataaattaattatatactttaattcagattttttttgagaattattatttatgtttacagCATCAGCTTGCGGAATTCCGTCGCCAACTTGACCTGTTCAGTCGAGTTCGTCATGAGAATATATCTCGACTCTTCGGTCTGTGCAACGAGTCAGACCCACATTACATGGTGCTTGAACACACTGATTGGGTGAGTCAACACTTTAGTTATGTTCATGTTTCAAGATTACCCATCGACAGTTTTTCCTTTTGATAAGAAGTTGGAAGGCACCAAAGAttttgaattctattgtattaggtgaCGACTGTCGCTTGTTATGACCTAAAATCAGGATtcccttcgatgtcgttataacagattttgactgtagttcttacaaaaaaatttattattttttcccttACAATGTTTGTCTACAAGAGATCGGTAGAAAGTGATAAAGCGAGTTgcattcgtttttatttaattattttaattgtactgtactGTAAACCGTATAACACGTTTTCGTATATCTCAATTTCCCTCAGATAACGCGGTGAtttttcaagttttatatctgtattgtaaacattttaatgatttatctAGTATGTATACCTTTGCAcatgtttcattaatttaataaattaaaacttaataactttatttaatttgtgtttttagtTTTCACACATTTTCCTATAACGCTGGCCGGAttcatctaaataaataaataagataatgtATTTCATATTGTATATCTCCAGACCTGTCCTATGGTTCATACGCATTTTGTATTACTCACTAAGCAACAGACATAATAttaacttacttttttatatatcagaattggaattataattctatatttaaactcCCAGTAGATTATTTAGGATGAGAGGCGTTTATAAGTAAACATACTTAAATACAATGAttctatatttctataaaacacAGGGTGACCTAAAAACCTTCCTGATCGCGACCCGTACCGATGAAGAAAACGAGGAGTACATAGCTCGAGTGGGATCGTCCCACGCGTTGCCAAAACCCCAGCACTCGGTCCCACCTCTGGAACATTTGCACAAAGTGGTTTTGGCCCAACAGCTGGCTGCTGCCGTCAATAAGATGGCTAATAAGCGGATGACGCATCGGTAAACATttcttagttattttttttactttgctTTTTTATGTTCACTAAATAATGAAgtctttattgataaatatatctgGTGTCCGGTCGATCGTTGGTAAATTGAAATGGACAAGCTTAAAAATTACTGaactgatataaaaattatgtatagaaCTATTGCTCTGTCACAAAAAGTCAATTTAAAGACTTAATaggataaaattattgattcaattaggtaacaaaaattatagttaaattataaagaaagatTTCTTTGTAACGAAATGtatcaaaaagtactggaccgattttaaaaattctttcaccattttaTCGTTACTttatcactgattaatataggctattttaattgcaaggaaacaataaccaaacaataacaaaaaacaataatgctACCAGGGTGTaaaaaatgcctataaaatatatttaatcgcTTGCACTGCGAAAAATATTgaggataaaaaaaatgttccacgaaattttttattttaataacataaatgtattaataagtgTACCTCatatatgacaattgacaGGTTCATAACTTCTATTTCAGTGACATCGCAGCTCGTAACTGCCTGATAACATCACAATTGCAGCTCAAATTGTCATTCCCAGCTCTCACTCGAGGGCCCAATTCCCAcgaatactttaaattacatGACCAGGtatgaaaagttttttaataatattaaataaatcatattattaagGCAAAACGTTCGGGGctagtatgtaataaaatgtaaaatgcaTTGTGTCGAAGCGAATGAATGTATTCATAAGAGTTAAAAAAACGATGAatgtaaaagttaaataaaaatgctattgttaataataactaagaaAAAAGAGGTTGATGTTAGCAATGAtaaatattgtctattatatttttttaggtgaTCCCACTTCGCTGGCTTCCCCAAGAGTCTGTCTTAGAAGGAGATTATTCTACAAAGTCTGATGTGTATATGTTTGCTACAACTATTTGGGAGGTAAGTctgatgaaaattttaaaacaataaacaaagtttttaaaaaaagaacgcaaagtattttatattttaaagtttaataggAGGGTACATAATTTTCTCATCTACCCACCCATTATTTTGCAGATTTATACAAAAGCCGAGCAACCATTTGCAAAACTGAACGACAACTCAGTGCTTGAAAGACTCAAGAATGGTACTCTTGAATGGAATGTTCCGGATTCGATGCCCGAGAAATTGGCGGCTTTATTGGTGAGATATTAATTCTACCTATATGAAATACAAATCAtacaacataattatatttttttaattcgtcaTATACGATCCCAGACATGTTTAATAAGTatctaagtttaaatttaaaaaaaaactactaataTGTGgttgaaatacaattaaattgaattttaagcCCCCATTGATTATAGAGTTGTTTGTTGAAcctgcttttttaaaattgtcttGATTTCTTTTAGAAACGTTGCTGGACAACTTCGCCAAAAGATAGGCCGCAATTCACCGAGGTGTGCGAAGATATATCTGTTATAATACAAGAGATTACGGCCGAAACTGTCTCCCAACACTCAAAAGACAAAAGTGAACTTAACgaataattttgtttcgtGAAATCCTTTATAAGTCTGATGCTTTAGACTAAGCGATACTTCCATTGTAATTCCAGTCTATCCACTTAGTACGAACTTTTCGATAACGTTTTCACGTTTAAGTCTCGTATCGTATCAACGATAGTAGAcaggaataatattttttttatttccaatttCCAACTATTTGGTTAAGGTACGATTCGATACAAATGTACTACAAGATGGTCCAAACAGATATGGGACCATACCATTGGGATTTCAAAACCCTTACTGAACTTAGTCTAGACATTCAGACTTAgacatttagataatatatcaCGTGACATTTTGCAGGCGTACTTTTGACTTTGATCTATCTcggttattttttaaattattataggcttattttgtaatttatgattttaataattttataaaaaaagtcattTTGATGCATTTACATTTTAGTACTGATTATacacacaattttaaaaacgttCGTTGTTACACGTGTCACAACACGagcaaagtttttattttttttcaatgttcTGATTAAAATTTGGATAAGAAATGCATttgtataaactttaaaacttatacaaCGAGTATTATGTAGATATTAAGTTGTAATTTTTGCATTTATTGTAGTTTAGAAttggttatatttattactccTTCACGACTTGCcagattcaaataataattttgtacacTTCTTTGTACAATGTATTATCCATTAGGATTCTATCCCAAAGGATGGTTTTCccttagttaaaaaaattattcgaGTCAAATACGATTTGAAAACGTTGGATTAACGTAATCATTACGATAATCTAACGATAGTTCACACTACTCACTAGGCATGTGAATGGAGTAATAAAGTATGACCAAATTtagttatatagatataagatatataataagaataaaccGTCAGCTACGCGATACTGccattatgtatataaagtaGCGGTTAAGACTGAATAGTTAGGAACAGTTGCAATAcgactatttatttatgtaaacgCTTGGCACACTGATATAAacctatatatacatatagacaAACATAACAgtcaagaaaagaaaaataagtaCAACGATTTCAAAGTGTGAGTTACtatacagataccggcaaacttctAGAGCATTTAAGAAGGGAGTGGGGGAAAGTCGTATCGCAGCGCGGGACAGGGACGTCAACTGATTTATCAATCACGCGATCGACACGTCACTCTGTGCCCCCCAAACCCCCGCCCCCGTTACACCAAGAAATCGCTTCTTCGCAGGCAAGGACATTTTTTCGAGATGTTTCCCGGTACCTACCTTGATTTTCAGAATGATCATTCTGGATATCCGTGATTTTTGCCAAAATGCGTTCTTCTGAAACTATACAAGATTgtggaataatttaaattttggtaAATTTTGAAAGTCATTCTAAGTTAAGAGAGTATGACAGCTcagaaaaaaatgtgtgtgtagGTACCTatatacacgcgttagaagttatacttctttggcataacaagataaaaatcttaaaaaaaatgaattcctttgtagaaaaaacgacattaacaatagaaaaaactaaaatgttgactatagctaacttcatgGTGTCGGTATTTTGAGACGGTGTGcgtgcgcatcgtaaaaatttactctccaATTAATTTACACGCCAAAAGAAGTACAACATCAAAAATAAGCTTCCTATAACATTCTAATTTACCggtatgaaatataattctcAATTATACATTTCTCGGCTCAAcacgaatttttttaacttttgtgAAGGATTTTAAGTGTGCATATGGCAGCTTTAGAAAAATCCTATATAAATCCCAATTTAGCggtatgaaattttttttaaaataaatatttggctCCGCTTCGAGCGACAACaaacgaaattttaaatagattgtgatttttaattatataataattagtcgTATTGCAACTAGCTTTTAGTGTATATTAGTTTAAATCGTCCATTGATTTACGTCCTATTCGAAACAAAATTCTATTTAGTGTACAGTGggcaacaaattattattcctttattatataaattttcacaattttaattaagtatgtaCATATGTGCCGtgacattttgtttaattattttcgtaaatGTCCTTAAAAGACGCATACGcagagcagtattggcctagtggttttagCGTACGACTTTCATTCTTagggtcgtaggtttgatccccggcttgGCACCAATGGGACAGTCTATGCTCATAAAACATTTGCTCGATCAGTGAAGGATAACATCGTTAGGAAATCGCTGTgcattagacccaaaaagccgACGGCGTTTGTCAGGCATAAGAGACtggtcacctacttgcctattagattgacaaatcatgaaacagatacagaaatctgaggcccagacctaaaaaggtggtagcgccactaatttattttattttaaaagacgcTTAAAGCATTTGTTGCTGACTGTactttagtttgtaatttgGCGTTAAAAGTCTCAAGGACTAGGCTAAGTGTACATTTAAAGTAACCAGGTGATGCATTTATAGGTTTAGAAGTTCATGCGTTACTCAAATCTGAGTACGCTTTGAGATTATCTTATGAAAGCAATTTTTTGGGATTTATTTGACCCCTCCCTCATAACAACAATTTTGGACCCCCGCCTCTTAACAATTTTTGACTCCTCCCTCATTACAACAATTTTGAAAACCCCCCTCATGACATTAATTTTGGCCCCTCCTTCATAACAATTTCTACAACACCCCCCCTCATAACAACAATTTACGTTTTACAAGAAACCATTCCCCCCATTCATTACATACTACTAGTACACCCCTTTGGTATCTATGAATTTTACTGTTTGCTTAATaacgtaatataaaaacagCTTGTAAATAAGTGCTTTTTAATACGAATTATATACAAGAGTAGAATATACTTTTGTATGCACACACAGCTTAcacttgttatatatttt contains the following coding sequences:
- the LOC111002085 gene encoding tyrosine-protein kinase-like otk isoform X2, which encodes MCLYYGVLFVFLLTTEALHHGHKLHSHKPSRKHRAATTDGALRFEPAPYNKKLELNSLGKIHCKVAGGVAPTVQWFLNDEEPLPESITSSNGTLLITEAKREHAGQYTCKATDGDKSITAKITVDVVVAPRVLEPTAGQQVHVRIGDDVSLNCKAIGDPPPTIHWDRNRTILTPQNDGVDTEDGANASFARILLLNNGTLEIHNVTEQDSYRYGCTAGSAAGLSRAELELIVHAENDMPPQESSGVAGKAVLVSISVAGAYMLLVLALMVYCRRRRLKRRQRAGEKEELEMAEGREKLVEEGEEKKVQNGAPLHNGRLLHERDSGADNSEVSVMSRASKKSGHYEQFSIPKSLITEQITLGRGEFGDVYLAKLDLLQVKKLRNKDDPDTEPKVRAVMIKALNTKDEHQLAEFRRQLDLFSRVRHENISRLFGLCNESDPHYMVLEHTDWGDLKTFLIATRTDEENEEYIARVGSSHALPKPQHSVPPLEHLHKVVLAQQLAAAVNKMANKRMTHRDIAARNCLITSQLQLKLSFPALTRGPNSHEYFKLHDQVIPLRWLPQESVLEGDYSTKSDVYMFATTIWEIYTKAEQPFAKLNDNSVLERLKNGTLEWNVPDSMPEKLAALLKRCWTTSPKDRPQFTEVCEDISVIIQEITAETVSQHSKDKSELNE
- the LOC111002085 gene encoding tyrosine-protein kinase-like otk isoform X1, with amino-acid sequence MCLYYGVLFVFLLTTGIYEGAQAEEALHHGHKLHSHKPSRKHRAATTDGALRFEPAPYNKKLELNSLGKIHCKVAGGVAPTVQWFLNDEEPLPESITSSNGTLLITEAKREHAGQYTCKATDGDKSITAKITVDVVVAPRVLEPTAGQQVHVRIGDDVSLNCKAIGDPPPTIHWDRNRTILTPQNDGVDTEDGANASFARILLLNNGTLEIHNVTEQDSYRYGCTAGSAAGLSRAELELIVHAENDMPPQESSGVAGKAVLVSISVAGAYMLLVLALMVYCRRRRLKRRQRAGEKEELEMAEGREKLVEEGEEKKVQNGAPLHNGRLLHERDSGADNSEVSVMSRASKKSGHYEQFSIPKSLITEQITLGRGEFGDVYLAKLDLLQVKKLRNKDDPDTEPKVRAVMIKALNTKDEHQLAEFRRQLDLFSRVRHENISRLFGLCNESDPHYMVLEHTDWGDLKTFLIATRTDEENEEYIARVGSSHALPKPQHSVPPLEHLHKVVLAQQLAAAVNKMANKRMTHRDIAARNCLITSQLQLKLSFPALTRGPNSHEYFKLHDQVIPLRWLPQESVLEGDYSTKSDVYMFATTIWEIYTKAEQPFAKLNDNSVLERLKNGTLEWNVPDSMPEKLAALLKRCWTTSPKDRPQFTEVCEDISVIIQEITAETVSQHSKDKSELNE